The stretch of DNA GTGTAGCCAAATTCATGGCAGGCCTTGCGGATGGCGGCATCGAGAAATCGAGGGTCAGGTCTTGAATCTTGAATTTGCCATCATCCACCAAGTCCGGCAGGCGGCATGAGGCGCTGACTTTAGTTGTGTGCGTCAAGTTCTGCAAATTCTTCCACGACATGATGGGTAACCTCAAGCAGCTGGCGACCGAGAATGGGCCCACCCAGAGCTCGTCGGAGGTCGCCAGATGCGTTCTCCATTAAGCAACCAGTTCCATCAATGCTTTCTTCTTTAACTCTGTGAGCAGGCTCATATCCAGGTATCTGTTTGCCTCGATCCAGTTCTCATGCGTCTCTACCGCAAGGGCTCGGA from Desulfomicrobium escambiense DSM 10707 encodes:
- a CDS encoding helix-turn-helix domain-containing protein, whose protein sequence is MQDSRPDPRFLDAAIRKACHEFGYTQAQVAAATGLHYSSVSKILRKMG
- a CDS encoding transposase, whose translation is KHLKSTNMLERLNEEIKRRTLVVRIFPNEESCLRLIRALAVETHENWIEANRYLDMSLLTELKKKALMELVA